TGTTCGCCAGCTTCCTGATCGGCCTGGGCGGCACCCTGGTGGGCGACCTGCCCAAGGTGGAACAGCCCCTGGTGCTGGACGACTTCCTCGACCTGGCCCAGGTGCAGCCGCTGCGCGACCAGGCCCATGCCGCCCGCGAGCACTCCACCCAGGCGCAGGCGGCACTGGAGCAGGCGCAGCTGCAGCAGTCCAAGGCCGCCAGCGCCACCCGCGCCGAGCGCGAGACGTTCGACAACTGGCTGGCCACGCGCAGCGTGACGCAGCGCGCCGAGCACGACCCCGAGGTGCTGGCGCGCACCCGCCAGCTCGACGCCCTGCGCGCGCAGCAGCAGCGCGCCCAGCAGGCCGTGCAGGCGCAGCAGCAGGCGCTGCTGGACGCGCGCCAGAGCGCCCAGGCGGCGCAGGCACGCCTTGCCCAGCTGGAGCAGGACGGCCACCAGCGGCTGGCCGCCGAGCAGCGGCGGGTGGAGCTGCGCGTCTTTCTGTACCGCCTGGCGCTGACCCTGCCGCTGTTGGTGCTGGCCGGCTGGCTGTTCGCCAAGAAGCGCCAGAGCACCTGGTGGCCCTTCGTGTGGGGGTTCATCTACTTCGCGCTGTTCGCCTTCTTCGTCGAACTGGTGCCCTACCTGCCCAGCTACGGCGGCTACGTGCGCTATGTGGTGGGCATCCTCATCACCGCCCTGGTGGGGCGCTGGGCCATCGTCGCGTTGAACCGCTACCTGGAGCGCCAGCGCCAGGCCGAAGCCCTGCCCGACGAGCAGCGCCGCCAGGAGCTGGGCTACGACGTGGCCCTGGCCCGCCTGGGCAAGGGCGTGTGCCCGGGCTGTGAGCGGACGGTGGACCTGAAGAACGAGGCCATCGACTTCTGCCCGCACTGCGGCATCGGCCTGTTCGACCGCTGCGGCGCCTGCGGCACCCGCAAGGGCGCTTTTGCCCGCTTTTGCCACGCCTGCGGCACGCCGGCAGGCGCCACGCCCGTGCCGCCCGCCCAGGCGCGCACGGCCGCAACGCCCGTCGCGCCGGCCGGGCCCGCCGCCACCGCCTGAGGCTGCCCGCGTCAACCGATTCGCGCCGCCGCCCCTTATGGGAGAGCGCCGGCGCCGCCGGACGTGCTCCGCAGGAACAACGCATGACCCCCACCTTCCTCCGTCCGGGCCGCCGCGCCCTGCTGCTGGCCACAGTCATGCTAGCCGCCAGCGCCTGGGCCGCGCCCGACGATGGCCCCTGGCACGGGCGGGACGAGGGCGGCCGGCCTGAGTGGCAGCGGCGCGAAGAGCAGCGCCAGCGCCAGCAGGCCCACTGGGAGCGCGAGCAGGAAGGGCAGCGCCAGCAGCAGGAAGAGCTGCGCCGCCGCGCCGAAACCCAGCGCCGCCGCGACGAGGCCTGGCAGCGCCAGCAGGAAGAGGCCTTGCGCCACCGCGCCGAGGACCAGCGCCGCCGTGACGAAGCCTGGCAGCGCCGCCAGGAGGACGAGCAGCGCTGGCGCGAGGCGCAGCAGCGGCAGCGCCACGGCTACCAGCCCTATCCCATGCCGCCGCAGGGCCTTGCCTACCCGGGCGGCGACTACCGCTGGGAGCGCGGCCAGCGCTACCACGGCCCGCGCCAGGTCGTGCATGACTGGCGCCACCAGCGGCTGCGCCCACCGCCGGCGGGCTACCAGTGGGTGCGCGCCGAGAGCGGCTACCTGCTGCTGGCCGTGCCCACCGGGCTGATCCTGGAGTTCGTGGCGCGCTGAGGGCGCGCCGGCTCAGCCCATCAGCACCGGCCCGCCCTTGGTCAGGGCGCGCTGCCAGGCAGGGCGCGCGTGCATGCGCTGCTGCAAGGCCAGCAGATGCGTCTGCGGCGCGCCGCCGGTGCTGCGCGACAGCAGCGCCTCCACGGCAAAGCTCATCTGGAAGTCGGCGATCGACAGCTGCTCGCCGGCGAACCAGGTGTGCTGCGCCAGGTGCTGCTCCAAAAACGCCGTGGCCGTGGCCAGGTTGGGATCGATCAGCTTTTGCTGCGCCCCGGCGCACAGGGCACGCGCGATCGGCCGCGCAAAGAACGGCATGGGCTGGCGCGGCAGCGTCTGGAAGACCAGCTTCATGACCAGCCAGTTCATCAGCGAGCCCTCGGCGTAGTGCATGAAGAAGCGGCAGTGCCGGTGCTCGGGCGTGCCCGGCTTCGGGCACAGCTGCGCCAGGTCGCCGCCGGCCTGGCCGCCGTAGCGCTCGGCCAGGTATTCGATGATGGCGCCCGACTCGGCGATGGTCTCTCCGCCGTCGGTGATGACGGGCGACTTGCCCAGCGGGTGCACCTGCTTCAGCTCGGGCGGCGCTAATTTTGTGCGCTCATCGCGCGCGTAGCGCTTGACCTCATAGGGCACGCCCAGCTCTTCGAGCAGCCACAGGATGCGCTGCGAGCGCGAGGTTTCGAGGTGGTGGACGGTCAGCATGGGCGGCTTTTGTGGTGAAAGCCGCGGTTATACGCCGCGCGCCCGGTCCGCCTTGAACTGTGCGCGCAGCTGCGCGAAGGCGCCTGCGTCCAGCGCGTTGCGGATGTCTTGCATGAGCTGAAGGTAGTAGTGCAGGTTGTGGATGGTGGTCAGCATGGGCCCCAGCATCTCGCCGCAGCGGTCCAGGTGGTGCAGGTAGGCGCGCGAAAAGCCCCCCCGCCCGCCGTCGTCCCAGCTCACGCCGGCGGTGCCCGCGCAGGCGTGGCAGGTGCAGCTGGTGTCCAGCGGGCGGTGGTCGTCCTTGTGCCGGGCGTTCCTGATTTTCAGGTCGCCGTAGCGGGTGAAGAGGGTGCCGTTGCGTGCATTGCGCGTGGGCATGACGCAGTCGAACATGTCCACGCCCTGGGCCACGCCTTCGACCAGGTCCTCGGGCGTGCCTACGCCCATCAGGTAGCGGGGCTTGTGCGCCGGCAGGCGGTGCGGGGTGTGCGCCATGATGCGCAGCATCTCGTCCTTGGGCTCGCCCACGCTCACACCGCCGACGGCGTAGCCGGGGAAGTCCATCTCCACCAGGGCGTCCAGCGACTCCTGGCGCAGGTGTTCGAACATGCCGCCCTGCACGATGCCAAACAGCGCGTTGGGGTTGGCAAGGCGCTCGAACTCGGCCTTGGAGCGCAGGGCCCAGCGGCGGCTCATCTCCATGCTCTTGCGCGCTTCCGACTCGGTCGTCAGCTGGCCGTTGCTCTCGTACGGCGTGCACTCATCGAGCTGCATGACGATGTCGGAGTTCAGCACCGTCTGGATCTGCATGCTGACCTCGGGCGACATGAACAATTTGTCGCCATTGACCGGGCTCTGGAAATGCACGCCTTCCTCGGTGATCTTGCGCATGGCCCCCAGCGACCAGACCTGAAAGCCGCCCGAGTCCGTCAGGATCGGCTTGTCCCACTGCTCGAAGGCGTGCAGGCCGCCGAAGCCCTGCACCACGTCCAGCCCAGGGCGCATCCACAGGTGGAAGGTGTTGCCCAGAATGATCTGTGCGCCCATCTCGGTGAGGCTGCGCGGCATGACGCCCTTGACGGTGCCATAGGTGCCCACGGGCATGAAGATGGGGGTCTGCACCACGCCGTGGTTCAGCGTCAGGGCGCCGCGCCGGGCGTGGCTTGCGGGGTCGGTGGCGAGCAGGTCGAATTGCAGCATAGGGGCGCGATTGTCCCAGAGCGGGGCGCCCTACACTGGCCGCACCACAGGCAACCCCAAGGAGAAAACGAATGCTCAGAATCATGATCGCCGTCGATGGCTCGGCCCTGGCGCTGGACGCCGTGCACCACGCGCTGGAGCTGGTGCGCCGCGGTGGCCTGCGCGCCCTGCTGGTGCTGGGCCACGTGCAGGAAGAGGCCACGCTGCTGGAGCTGGCCACCCAGGGTGCCGACGCGGTGGCCACCGCCAGCGTCGAGGCCGGCCAGCACCTGCTGGCGGGTGCCGTGGCGCTGGTGCAGGCTGCGGGCGTGCCGTACGAGACCGAGCTGGGCCTGGGCCCTGTGGCCGCCACGCTGGTGGACATGGTCGAGCGCTGCGGCTGCGATGCGCTCATCGTGGGGGCGCGCGGCCTGGGCGGCCTGCGCGGCGCGCTGCTGGGCTCGGTATCGCAGCAGTTGGTGCAGCTGAGCCCGGTGCCGGTCACGGTGGTCAAGCACGCCGAGGCCGACGCCGCCGAGCTGAATGCGCAGGACGCGGCCGGCCAACCCTGAGCCGCCACCCGCACCATGAAAAAACGCCGGGCTTGCCCGGCGTTTGCTATTGTTTCAGGAGCTGCTGGCGCTTATCTGGTGGGTGCTCAGGCCGCTTTTCGCCATGAAGAGCTCGGATCGCTCGTGCGCTGCAGCTTGCCGTGGGGCAGGCTGGCCAGGCGCGAGAACATGCGCCGGCAGTAGCCGCTGATCCACAGGCAGTTGTTCAGCTCGTCCACCGGCAGCGGGCCGGAGACGACGACCAGGTCGTTGGCGTCTTGCAGCATGCCGGCGGCGCGCAGGCGCCGGCGCGTGTGGGTGGCCCAGGACTGGATGCGCGCCGGACTGCCGTGCTGGTGCACGTGGCCGGTGTGGCGGTCGAAGGCGATGGCCACGTTGTCGGTCTTGAGCTTGAAGCGGCGCTCTCCCGTGACGGCGCTGGGCGTGTCGCGCAGGTCGTACAGGTAGTAGCTGCCGGCCTTCAGCTGGTATTGCATCTGCATGGTCGATCTCCTCCGGGGACCGATTGTGCGAAGGCCGGCGCGCCGCCAAAGCGCCAAATACCGCGGTGTTAGCCAGCCAGTTGCACGCACCAGGGCGGTGCTATCGGTTCACGGAGGGCGATTGTGTAAGCACCCCCCGGGGTGGGCAACCCACAGGTGGTGCCAAGGCGTAACAGGGTGTCAGGCAAGGGTGGCTAGCAGGGTCAGAAATCCACCAGGCTCAGGCCCACGCTGAGCACCGTGCGCTTTTTGTTGTAGTCGATCAGGCTGTCGCCATAGCCCGAGAACAGCTGCGTGTGCAGGCGCAGGTTGCTGCGCGGGCCCACCAGCTTGGTGCCCAGCGTGCTCAGCCAGTCGATGCGCGCCGAGCCCCGGTCGCTGTGGCCGAAGCTGTGGCGCGTGGTCAGCGTGACGCGGTTGTCCTTGTTCACGTTCCACCCGAGGGCGAATTCGGCGCGGCCGACGTAGTCGCTGATGCCGGGGTTGTTGTCGCTGTCCGCGCTCTCGTGCAGCCGCTTCCAGGCGCGCGCGGTGAGGCTCCAGTGGTCGTTCAGCTCGAAGCCGGTCATCAGGTAGGCGCGGTTCCAGCTGCGCGACAGCGGATCGCTCTGGCCGTTGGACTGGTGCACCAGCCCGATGCCGCTGTAGCGCCAGCGCCAGCCGAAGGGCAGCCGGGCCTCGGTGGGATAGACGTATATGAGCTCCGGCTCGTGGTCGGTGTTGCGAAACGGCCGTGAGATCTCGGGCGAAAACAGCTGCCAGTACGACTGCTGCGTGTAGCCCACCCAGAGCGAATCGCGCCGCTCAGCGTGGCCCGTGAGCAGGCCGCTGGCCAGCTTGGTGCGCACCGACAGCTGCACGCGCATCTCCGCGCGGCGGTAGTCCACAGGGGTGGCCGTGCTGTTGTTGGCGTTGTCCGAGGTGGGCTGGCGGTTCACGGTGTCCGCGCCCACCACCGAGACGCTGATGGGCCGATAGCCGCGGAAGCGGAAGATGCCGCAGTCCGTGCCTTCCTCCAGTTCCCAAAAGCGCGACAGCGTCGTGTAGTCGCCGTCGCGGCAGCCGTCGGCGTGCGTGACCTGGATGACCGGGCCGGACTCGGGGGCGGCGTCCTGCGGCGTGGGCAGGCCGGCCGTGGCCTCGGCGGCGGGGGCGCTCCAGGCCTGCTGGCCCGCCCACTGGTCAAAGCAGGCCAGGCGTGCCGGGCCTTCCTGCAGGGCCGAGCACTGGCGCCAGCCGGCAGCGGGTTGGGCCGCCGGTGCGGCGGCGGGCGAGGGAGCCTGGGCGTGGCCGGCCAGGGGCAGGGCAGCGGACAGCACGGCGGCGGACAGGCGCGACGAGAGCTTGTTCATGGGTGGAGGCGGGGCAGAGAAGGGAGAAAGGGAAAAGGGCGCGACGAAGGCGCCGCAGATTGTGGGGTTTTTGGCCTCCAGCGCTTGTGGGACAAGCGCTGAAAGCTATCAATAAAAGAGCGCTTGGGCCCTTCAGGTAGCCGCGGGCCCGGCCGCGCGCGCGGCGAATTCTGCGCGCAGCTGGCGCAGCTTTTCGCGCGGGTCTTCCCGGGCAGTGGCGGCATCCAGCTTCATCTCGGCGATGAAGCGGCTGGGCTGGCAGGCCACCATCTCGCGGCCGCGCTTGCGCTTCTTGGTCCAGCTCACGGCCAGCGTGCGCTGGGCACGCGTGATGCCTACGTACATCAGGCGGCGCTCTTCCTGCAGCCGGGCGGCGATGTCCTCGCTCACCTTGTGCTGGCGGCCCTCGTCGTCGTCCAGCTTGAAGGGCAGCATGCCCTCGGTCACGCCGGCCAAAATCACGTGCGGCCACTCCAGGCCCTTGCTGGCGTGCAGGGTGGACAGCACCACCATGTCCTGCTCCTGCTCGCGCTCGGAGATGGTGGACAGCAGGGCGATGGTCTGGGCGACTTCCAGCAGGCTCTTGGTTTCCTTGTGCGTGGTGGTGCCGGCGGCGTCCTCGATCTGGCCGCCCGCGCGCTGGGCCATCCAGTCGCAAAACTCCAGCACGTTGCTCCAACGGGCGGCCGCTACCTTCTCGCTGTCCTCGGCGTCGTACAGGTGCTGCTCGTAGCCGATGTCCTTCAGCCAGTCGCCCAGGAAGGCGCGCGCGTCTTGAGCCCCGTGCGTGTGGCGGGCGCGGTATTCCAGGTCGTTGACGGCGCGGCCGAACTCGGCCAGGCCGTCCAGCGCGCGCTTGGGCACCGCCGCCGGCAGCATGGCGTTGAACAGCGCGCCGAACATGCTGGTGCGGTGCTGCGTGGCGAACGTGCCCAGCGCGCCCAGCGTGGTGTGGCCGATGCCGCGCTTGGGGTTGGCCACGGCGCGCAGAAAGGCCGGGTCGTCGTCGTTGTTGATCCACAGGCGGAACCACGCGCACAGGTCGCGGATCTCGGCGCGGTCAAAGAAGCTGGTGCCGCCCGAGACCTTGTAGGGGATGCTGGCCTTGCGCAGCGCTTTTTCGAACGGCTTGGCCTGGTGGTTGGCGCGGTACAGGATGGCAAAGCTCTTCCACGCCGGCGGCGGATTGGCCGCGGCGCGCAGGGAGAGGATGCGCGCCACGGCGCGCTCGGCCTCGTGCTCCTCGTTGTCGCAGTCCTGCACGCGCACCGGCTCGCCCTCGCCCAGCTCGCTGAACAAGGTCTTGGGATACAGCTTGGGGTTGGGCCCGATGACGTGGTTGGCCGCGCGCAGGATGGCGCTGGTCGAGCGGTAGTTCTGCTCCAGCTTGATGACCTTGAGCTGGGGAAAGTCCACCGGCAGCTTCTTCAAATTGTCCAGCGTGGCGCCGCGCCAGCCGTAGATGCTCTGGTCGTCGTCGCCCACGGCGGTGAGGCGCGCGCGTTCGCCCACCAGCATCTTCAAAAGCTCGTACTGCGTGGCGTTGGTGTCCTGGTACTCGTCCACCAGCACGTGGCCCAGCACGCGCTGCCATTTTTCGCGTACCTCGGCGTGGCCCTTGAGCAGCCGCATGGGCAGGCCAATCAGGTCGTCGAAGTCCACGCTCTGGTAGGCGGCCAGGCGTTCCTCGTAGCGCTGCATGATCAGGGCGATGCTGCGCTCGTGGTCATCTTTGGCCATGGCCAGCGACTTGCGCGCGTCCCAGCCCTGGTTCTTCCAGGCGCTGATGGACCATTGCCACTGGCGCGCCGTGGCCGCGTCGGTGGTGCCGCCGGCGCAGTCCTTGAGGATGCCGGTCACGTCGTCCTGGTCCAGGATGCTGAAGTTGGGCTTGAGGCCCAGCACGTGCCCGTCTTCCCTCACCATGCGCACGCCCAGGGCGTGGAAGGTGCACACCAGCACGTCCCTGGCCTGGCGGCCGATCAGGCCGGCGGCGCGCTCGCGCATCTCGGCGGCGGCCTTGTTGGTGAAGGTGATGGCGGCGATGCGCTTGGGGGCCAGGCCGGTCTCGATCAGCCGCGCGATCTTGTGCGTGATGACGCGCGTTTTCCCTGAGCCGGCGCCGGCCAGCACCAGGCAGGGGCCCTCGGTGTAGTGCACGGCTTGCAGCTGGGCCAGATTCAGACCGGACATGGGAAAGGCAAAGGGCGGGAAAAGAGGAACAAGGCGGGAAGGGGCGGGCGCGAAGCGCACGATGATAGCGAGCGGTCCATAAGCCCTTGCGACTGCCACAATCGCGCCCGTGCTGTCGGTCCTGTCGGTCACCTTCCCGTTTTTCGCCCTGGTGCTGGCCGGCTTTGCCGCCACGCGCCGGGGTCTGCTGCCGCTCTCGGCAATAGCCGGGCTGAACAGCTTCGTGCTGTACTTTGCCCTGCCGTGCATGCTGTACCGCTTCGGCGCGGGCACGCCCATCGCCCAGCTGCTCGACCCTGGGGTGGCCCTGGTCTATCTGCTGTGCGCCCTGGCCCTGGTCGCCGGCACGATAGCCGCCACGCACCGGCGCTGGGGCTGGAACGACGCCGCTTTCGGCGCGCTGGTGGTGGCCTTTCCCAACTCGGGCTTCATGGGCGTGCCGCTGCTGGTGGCGCTGCTGGGCGAGGCCAGCGCCGGCACCGTGATCCCGACCATGGCGCTGGACATGGTCGTCACCACCTCGCTGTGCATCGCCCTGTCGCGCCTGGGCCTGGGCGAGGGCAGTGCGGGCCGGGCGCTGCGCATGGCGCTGCGCGGGGTGCTGGCCAACCCGCTGCCCTGGTCCATCGCGCTGGGCGGGGTGGCCTCGGCCGCCTCCTTCACCCTGCCCGGGCCCCTGGAGCGCACCGTGGCCATGCTGGCCGACGCGGCCTCGCCGGTGGCGCTGTTCACCATCGGTGCGGTGCTGGCGCGCTCGCAGATGAACCAGCATGAGCGCGTCGCCGCGCGCGACTACCTGCCCCTGGCCCTGGCCAAGCTGCTCATCCATCCGGTGCTGATGTGGCTGGCCTGCCAGGCCGCCCTGGTCCTGGGCCTGGCCCTGCCGCCGCTGGCAGTGACCACCCTGGTGCTGGTGGCCGCACTGCCCAGCGCCAGCAACGTGTCGCTGCTGGCCGAGCGCTTCGGCGCCCACGGCGGGCGCATCGCCCGGATCATCCTGGCCAGCACGGCGCTGGCGTTCTTCACGTTTGCGGCGGCGGTGGCGCTGCTGGTCTGAGGCCTGGGCACAAGAAAAGAAAGGTCCCGCAGGACCTTTCTCATAGCCGGAGCGGGGGTTCAATACTCCCAGAACATGCGCTGCAGCTCGCTCGTGCTGGCGCCGCGGGCCAGGGCCAGCATGGTCAGCAGGCGGGCCTTTTCAGGGCGCATGTCGTGCGCTGCCACCCAGTCGTACTTGTCGTCGGGCTGTTCGGCGTTGCGCAGCACGAAGCCGTAGGGCACGCGGGACGAGCGCACGATCATCACGCCCTGGGCCTGGGCGTCGCGCAGGGGCTGCACCATGCGGTCGGCGACCGAGCCATTGCCCGTGCCGGCGTGGATGAGGGCCTTGGCGCCGCCTGCCACCAGCGCCTGCACGGCGGTGGGCTGCACGTTGCCATAGGCATAGACGATGTCCACCTGGGGCAGTCGCTCGATGGTGTCGATATTGAATTCGGACTGCTGGGTGTGGCGCTTGATCGGGGCGCGGAACCAATAGTTGCGCCCCTCCACCACCATGCCCAGCGGGCCCCACTGGCTCTTGAAGGCGCCGGTCTGGATGTTCACATCCTTGTTCACGTCACGCGCCGTCTGGATCTCGTCGTTCATCGTGACCAGCACGCCCTTGCCGCGTGCATCCTTGGAGGCGGCGACATGCACCGCGTTGACCAGGTTGAGCGCACCGTCGGCCGACAGCGCCGTGCCCGGGCGCATGGAGCCGACCACGGCGATGGGCTTGTCGGTATGCACCGTGAGGCCCAGGAAATAGGCGGTCTCCGCCAGGGTATCCGTGCCGTGTGTGACGACGATACCGTCCACGTCAGGCTGCTTGACCAGTTGCGAGACGCGCCGCGCCAGGGTCAGCAGGTTGTCGTTGGTGAAGCTCTCGGAGGCGATCTGAAACACCTGCTCGCCGCTCACGCGGGCCACCTGCGACAGCTCGGGCAGGCCGGCCAGCAGCTTGTCCACCGGCACCTTGGCCGCGGTGTAGGTGGCGCTGTTCATGGCCGATGCGCCTGCGCCCGCAATGGTGCCGCCAGTGGCCAGCACCACCACGTGCGGACGGGCGGCTGCAGGGGCTGCGGCCGTGGTGACGACGCC
The DNA window shown above is from Pulveribacter suum and carries:
- a CDS encoding universal stress protein is translated as MLRIMIAVDGSALALDAVHHALELVRRGGLRALLVLGHVQEEATLLELATQGADAVATASVEAGQHLLAGAVALVQAAGVPYETELGLGPVAATLVDMVERCGCDALIVGARGLGGLRGALLGSVSQQLVQLSPVPVTVVKHAEADAAELNAQDAAGQP
- a CDS encoding phospholipase A; the encoded protein is MNKLSSRLSAAVLSAALPLAGHAQAPSPAAAPAAQPAAGWRQCSALQEGPARLACFDQWAGQQAWSAPAAEATAGLPTPQDAAPESGPVIQVTHADGCRDGDYTTLSRFWELEEGTDCGIFRFRGYRPISVSVVGADTVNRQPTSDNANNSTATPVDYRRAEMRVQLSVRTKLASGLLTGHAERRDSLWVGYTQQSYWQLFSPEISRPFRNTDHEPELIYVYPTEARLPFGWRWRYSGIGLVHQSNGQSDPLSRSWNRAYLMTGFELNDHWSLTARAWKRLHESADSDNNPGISDYVGRAEFALGWNVNKDNRVTLTTRHSFGHSDRGSARIDWLSTLGTKLVGPRSNLRLHTQLFSGYGDSLIDYNKKRTVLSVGLSLVDF
- a CDS encoding zinc ribbon domain-containing protein, whose translation is MSKALRLSEKWFRRGLWLVAFVFASFLIGLGGTLVGDLPKVEQPLVLDDFLDLAQVQPLRDQAHAAREHSTQAQAALEQAQLQQSKAASATRAERETFDNWLATRSVTQRAEHDPEVLARTRQLDALRAQQQRAQQAVQAQQQALLDARQSAQAAQARLAQLEQDGHQRLAAEQRRVELRVFLYRLALTLPLLVLAGWLFAKKRQSTWWPFVWGFIYFALFAFFVELVPYLPSYGGYVRYVVGILITALVGRWAIVALNRYLERQRQAEALPDEQRRQELGYDVALARLGKGVCPGCERTVDLKNEAIDFCPHCGIGLFDRCGACGTRKGAFARFCHACGTPAGATPVPPAQARTAATPVAPAGPAATA
- a CDS encoding RcnB family protein; amino-acid sequence: MTPTFLRPGRRALLLATVMLAASAWAAPDDGPWHGRDEGGRPEWQRREEQRQRQQAHWEREQEGQRQQQEELRRRAETQRRRDEAWQRQQEEALRHRAEDQRRRDEAWQRRQEDEQRWREAQQRQRHGYQPYPMPPQGLAYPGGDYRWERGQRYHGPRQVVHDWRHQRLRPPPAGYQWVRAESGYLLLAVPTGLILEFVAR
- a CDS encoding glutathione S-transferase family protein, translated to MLTVHHLETSRSQRILWLLEELGVPYEVKRYARDERTKLAPPELKQVHPLGKSPVITDGGETIAESGAIIEYLAERYGGQAGGDLAQLCPKPGTPEHRHCRFFMHYAEGSLMNWLVMKLVFQTLPRQPMPFFARPIARALCAGAQQKLIDPNLATATAFLEQHLAQHTWFAGEQLSIADFQMSFAVEALLSRSTGGAPQTHLLALQQRMHARPAWQRALTKGGPVLMG
- a CDS encoding AEC family transporter; translated protein: MLSVLSVTFPFFALVLAGFAATRRGLLPLSAIAGLNSFVLYFALPCMLYRFGAGTPIAQLLDPGVALVYLLCALALVAGTIAATHRRWGWNDAAFGALVVAFPNSGFMGVPLLVALLGEASAGTVIPTMALDMVVTTSLCIALSRLGLGEGSAGRALRMALRGVLANPLPWSIALGGVASAASFTLPGPLERTVAMLADAASPVALFTIGAVLARSQMNQHERVAARDYLPLALAKLLIHPVLMWLACQAALVLGLALPPLAVTTLVLVAALPSASNVSLLAERFGAHGGRIARIILASTALAFFTFAAAVALLV
- the tgt gene encoding tRNA guanosine(34) transglycosylase Tgt, with the translated sequence MLQFDLLATDPASHARRGALTLNHGVVQTPIFMPVGTYGTVKGVMPRSLTEMGAQIILGNTFHLWMRPGLDVVQGFGGLHAFEQWDKPILTDSGGFQVWSLGAMRKITEEGVHFQSPVNGDKLFMSPEVSMQIQTVLNSDIVMQLDECTPYESNGQLTTESEARKSMEMSRRWALRSKAEFERLANPNALFGIVQGGMFEHLRQESLDALVEMDFPGYAVGGVSVGEPKDEMLRIMAHTPHRLPAHKPRYLMGVGTPEDLVEGVAQGVDMFDCVMPTRNARNGTLFTRYGDLKIRNARHKDDHRPLDTSCTCHACAGTAGVSWDDGGRGGFSRAYLHHLDRCGEMLGPMLTTIHNLHYYLQLMQDIRNALDAGAFAQLRAQFKADRARGV
- a CDS encoding type II asparaginase, whose amino-acid sequence is MTSFRFRSSLVAAALALAGLAGAPAAALAQDAVPGVVTTAAAPAAARPHVVVLATGGTIAGAGASAMNSATYTAAKVPVDKLLAGLPELSQVARVSGEQVFQIASESFTNDNLLTLARRVSQLVKQPDVDGIVVTHGTDTLAETAYFLGLTVHTDKPIAVVGSMRPGTALSADGALNLVNAVHVAASKDARGKGVLVTMNDEIQTARDVNKDVNIQTGAFKSQWGPLGMVVEGRNYWFRAPIKRHTQQSEFNIDTIERLPQVDIVYAYGNVQPTAVQALVAGGAKALIHAGTGNGSVADRMVQPLRDAQAQGVMIVRSSRVPYGFVLRNAEQPDDKYDWVAAHDMRPEKARLLTMLALARGASTSELQRMFWEY
- a CDS encoding ATP-dependent helicase; its protein translation is MSGLNLAQLQAVHYTEGPCLVLAGAGSGKTRVITHKIARLIETGLAPKRIAAITFTNKAAAEMRERAAGLIGRQARDVLVCTFHALGVRMVREDGHVLGLKPNFSILDQDDVTGILKDCAGGTTDAATARQWQWSISAWKNQGWDARKSLAMAKDDHERSIALIMQRYEERLAAYQSVDFDDLIGLPMRLLKGHAEVREKWQRVLGHVLVDEYQDTNATQYELLKMLVGERARLTAVGDDDQSIYGWRGATLDNLKKLPVDFPQLKVIKLEQNYRSTSAILRAANHVIGPNPKLYPKTLFSELGEGEPVRVQDCDNEEHEAERAVARILSLRAAANPPPAWKSFAILYRANHQAKPFEKALRKASIPYKVSGGTSFFDRAEIRDLCAWFRLWINNDDDPAFLRAVANPKRGIGHTTLGALGTFATQHRTSMFGALFNAMLPAAVPKRALDGLAEFGRAVNDLEYRARHTHGAQDARAFLGDWLKDIGYEQHLYDAEDSEKVAAARWSNVLEFCDWMAQRAGGQIEDAAGTTTHKETKSLLEVAQTIALLSTISEREQEQDMVVLSTLHASKGLEWPHVILAGVTEGMLPFKLDDDEGRQHKVSEDIAARLQEERRLMYVGITRAQRTLAVSWTKKRKRGREMVACQPSRFIAEMKLDAATAREDPREKLRQLRAEFAARAAGPAAT